A stretch of Chiloscyllium punctatum isolate Juve2018m chromosome 34, sChiPun1.3, whole genome shotgun sequence DNA encodes these proteins:
- the LOC140458819 gene encoding sodium/potassium-transporting ATPase subunit alpha-3-like: MGIAGSDVSKQAADMILLDDNFASIVTGVEEGRLIFDNLKKSIAYTLTSNIPEITPFLLFIMANIPLPLGTITILCIDLGTDMVRDHCGSAALSEGQC, from the exons ATGGGGATAGCTGGCTCCGATGTGTCGAAGCAGGCTGCTGACATGATCCTGCTCGATGACAACTTTGCCTCCATTGTCACCGGTGTTGAGGAAG GTCGCCTCATCTTTGATAACCTGAAGAAGTCGATAGCATACACACTGACCAGCAACATCCCAGAGATCACGCCCTTCCTGctatttatcatggccaatatcCCACTGCCCCTGGGAAccatcaccatcctctgcatCGATCTGGGAACCGACATGGTGAGGGaccactgtgggagtgccgcactgtcggagggtcagtgctga